The genomic segment TGCTCTGCACGCCGGTTGTCACGTGCTGTGTGAAAAACCCATGGCCGCCTCGCTTGAGGAGTGCGACGCGATGATCGCCGCTCAGCAGGCCAGCGGCAAAACGCTCGCCATCATTGCGCAGAATCGCTTTACCGATGCGTTCTGGCGTTTAAAAGCGGCGCTGGACTCCGGCCTTGCGGGCAAAATATGCCATGCGCAGGTCGATTCATTCTGGTGGCGCGGGCACTGCTATTACGATCTGTGGTGGCGAGGAACATGGGAAAAAGAGGGCGGCGGCTGCACGCTTAACCATGCGGTACACCACATTGATGCCATCCAGTGGATGCTCGGCTTCCCGTGCGAAGTCGTGGCGATGATGACGAACGTCGCGCATGACAATGCCGAAGTGGAAGACCTGAGCGCCGCGATTTTCAAATACCCCAGTGGCGCCCTCACGCAGCTTACCGCCTCGGTGGTGCACCACGGTGAAGATCAAAAAATCATCATTCAGGGCGATAAAGCACGGATCTCCGCGCCGTGGCAGGCCATTGCCAGCCTGAGCGCTGATAACGGCTTTCCGCAAGAGAGCCACGATAGCGAGCGCGAAGCGCAACTCAACGCCGTTTTCCACGAAATGCCAAAACTCACGTGGACGCTGCACGACGGGCAGATTAACGACCTGCTCACTGCCGTTGAGCAGGGTGTCCCCCCCCTGGTGGATGGCGTGCAGGGCAAGCGGTCGCTGGAGCTGATTACCGCGATTTACAAGT from the unidentified bacterial endosymbiont genome contains:
- a CDS encoding Gfo/Idh/MocA family protein, with product MLNVAIVGTGNISHNHIQGYLQFGERCRIVALVDIFLEKAHEKKARYGLTDARVYASHQQMLACEPGVDIVDVCTPPYVHAEIAIDALHAGCHVLCEKPMAASLEECDAMIAAQQASGKTLAIIAQNRFTDAFWRLKAALDSGLAGKICHAQVDSFWWRGHCYYDLWWRGTWEKEGGGCTLNHAVHHIDAIQWMLGFPCEVVAMMTNVAHDNAEVEDLSAAIFKYPSGALTQLTASVVHHGEDQKIIIQGDKARISAPWQAIASLSADNGFPQESHDSEREAQLNAVFHEMPKLTWTLHDGQINDLLTAVEQGVPPLVDGVQGKRSLELITAIYKSAITRAVVSLPIKHHDPFYRTGGTNVLAPHFYEKSASVANFSEVGAIPLGKDLDRGM